Genomic segment of Vibrio natriegens NBRC 15636 = ATCC 14048 = DSM 759:
TATAATGTGATCAAAATCTCAGAATGGAGTAAGAAGTCATGAAGGTATTTACTGGTGGATTGCTTACCTTGCTGCAAATTGGCTTGTTATCTGCGATATGGTGGATTGCCGAGTATTTGGTTAAACAGTTTAATTTTCCGGTGCCAGCTAATTTGGCTGGGATGTTGATATTACTGTTGTGTCTGTTTCTTGGTGTGATCAAAGCAAGCTGGTTACGTAAAGGTGCAACTTGGCTGTTAGCTGAAATGCTATTGTTCTTTGTACCAGCTGTAGTTGCCGTGGTGAAATACCAATCCCTGATGGAAACGGAAGGATTACGAATATTTGTTGTATTACTGATTAGTACAGTTTTAGTTTTGGGAATTACGGCTGCGGTTGTTGATCGTGTTTATCGTTTTGAGTTGCAGTTGTCCCGGAGAAAAAGCAACAGACACTACCAAAAACTGACAAAACATACGGAGCACTAACTATGTTCGAAACAGATTTTGGATTGGGTATATTGTGTTTATTGATGACGGTTGTTTTTTATTATTTGAGCAAAATACTTTATCAGCGTAAAAAAACGATTTTTTTGATGCCTTTGTTGCTGGCGCCCTTGTTGCTGATTGTGGTCGTGTTCGCTTTTCATATTCCTTATCAATCTTATATGTCAGAGTCTCATTGGCTGTTGTGGATGCTTGGCCCTGCCACTGTTGCTTTTGCTATTCCTGTGTATGACAACCGTCGTCTTATTCAACGGCATTGGTTATCCATGTCAATTGGTGTTCTTACGTCCATTTTTGTAGCCATAGGAAGCTCTGTTTTGTTGGCCAAAATCTTTGGCCTGTCAGCGATTTTGCAGAAAAGCTTAGCAATGCGTTCTATTACGACGCCTTTTGCGGTTGAAGCGAGTAAATTGATAGGTGGTCAAGAAGATTTAACGGCATTATTTGTCGTGATGACTGGTGTCATCGGAATGGCTGTTGGAGAAGTAATTCTTACCGTTTTATCCATTCGTTCACGCTTGGGTAAGGGGTCAAGTCTGGGAGCTTCTGCTCACGGAGCGGGTACTGCAAAAGCCTATCAACTGGGAAGTTCTGAAGGGGTCATATCCAGCGTTGCGATGATGCTCGCTGGTATGATTACTGTGTTATTGGCACCAGTTATTGGCCATCTTTTATGGTAAATAAGGTTTTTCAGTTGGAACCTAATCATGTCATAAACCTCATATACTAATCCCAGTTGGCATTTATTAATGTATTTTCATAATCCATGCTCTGGGTCTGTTGACCTAACTGATAAGCCGATGACGCAGTATAAAGGAGCCACAAACACTGCCCCTACTAAAAGCGTTTTACTCTTTGTTGAGAGGTGTTTTGCTGAGAATGGCTAGGCTGCAAACAACTAGCCGTCCGCCTCTCGCCGCGATTAAAAAGCGTTTGTCTCGAACAAAATGTAGTGGCAATTGTTAAAGCCAGCTTACTGTTTAGATTTTAATTTGTTCTCTAAATCTATTTGCACTATTTTCAAAGCACTTAACGCAACTTCAGGGTCAACTTCGTTTGATTCGAGTAAGTAGATGAGGTCGACGGCCAGTTTTACATCATCTGGTGCATCGCCAAGAGGAGAGGTTGGTTGGTCAGACATTACTGATGTTTTTCCCTGTGAGTGATTTGGTTTTCGAGCTTAACTAACGCCGCTTCGCAGCGTTCCAGCCGTTGTTCTGTAGCGAGTAAAACCTTCTGCGCTTCTGCGCGCATGAAACTCGGAGCTGTTGCTACTGCTCTCTCTTTTTCAAGGACCATTTCTCGTAAACGACGAGCCCACTCTTGATGCTGAGCAAGCTCTTGATACAGAACATTGATAGGTTTTCGAAAATGGCTGCTGTGCTTGATTTCGTTTTTACGGATTTTGGTTGTTGAGATTTCTCGCTGGATGGCGGCAATCTGTGCGACTAAACGTTCAGTAAGATATTCAGCGCGCAGGGCGGTTAACTTGCCTTCGTTCTGCTCTCGAACGATGGCACCCAGTGTCGACTTGGCTTCTTTGACGCATGGTGTGAGTAATCGAGAACGACAGCTAAACAGACGTTCATCAAAAAGCGGCACATGATGTTCGCCTCTTTGACGATCAAGCATGGCGGCTTGTTTTGCCATCTGCTCTAAGTGTGCTGAAAGTTGATCGATGTTCATGTTAACCCTACAAACCAAGCATCATAGGCCAATTTAATAGCAAGTATGCTCACCACGGTAACGAATACCGGGCGAATGAATTTAGCGCCAAAGTGAATCGCAGAATGAGCGCCGACAAAAGCACCTGCCATTAAGCATAGCCCCATCGTTAAGCCTAGCACCCAGTTGATATGCCCCAATACTGCAAAAGTAATGAGGGAAGTAAAGTTACTGGTAAAGTTCATTGCTTTTGCCAGGCCAGAAGCAAGTAGGATATTCAGTCGATAGAGTGCCATTGAACTCACCGTCCAGAATGCACCTGTTCCAGGACCTGCCAGCCCATCGTAGAAGCCAAGTGAAAAGCCTTGTGCATATTGCTTTTTATGTAGTCGAGGACACGGCTCTGGTATTGGACTTTGGTGTGTCGTTTTCGGCGTTTTATGGAAAACGGTATATAGAGCAGCTGCCAAGATGATCAGCGGCAATACTTTCTCCAACCACTCGGTACTGATAGCGTCGACAAACAGCGTACCAACGGTTGCTCCTATTAAGGTGGCAACGAAGGCTCTTCCCCAGCATCTTGGGCGGAATAAACGCTTTTTGTAGTAGGTGAAAGCCGCCGTCGAAGAGGCAAACGTCGCGGCGAGTTTGTTTGTTCCCAGAGCGATGTGGGGAGGAAGCCCCAAAGATAACAACGTTGGGACGGTTAGCATACCACCACCACCAGCAACGGCATCGATGAATCCAGCAACAAAAGCGACAAGCGCCAACACCAGCAACATGCCTGGCTCAATCATTTCCATAAATGGTTTTTCTTCTAATATTCTATTTTACGTTTAAATGGCGGCAGCGAGTCTATTAACGCTTGCCCATATCTTTTTGTGACAAGGCGTCTATCTAGAATGGTTACTCTACCAGAATCACGCTCTTTTCGCAGTAACCGACCAACGCCTTGGATCAGCTTTTTACTCGCATCTGGTACTGTGATCTGCATAAATGGATTTCCGCCTTTCTTTTCGATGTATTCGGAATGAGCCTGTTCTACAGGAGAAGTCGGAACACCAAATGGTATCTTGGTAATGACCAGGTTTTCGAGAAGCTCACCCGGTAAATCAAGTCCTTCAGAAAAGCTTCCGGTACCAAATAGAACACTGGTTTTATTTGTTTCTATTAGCTTTTTATGTTTTTTTAGAATTTCTTGGCGCGAGCTTTCACCTTGTACTTGCAACGCCCAGCCTCGCTTAACAAAGTCTGTAGACAAGGCCTCGGCGACTTGGTTCATTTGCCAGTAAGAAGAGAATAATACTAAGTTGGCTTTATTGTCTTCTAAGTACTTAGGCAATATCTCAATAAGATATTCAGTAAACTGAGGTGCAGGCGGTTCATATTTCATCGCTGGAATAAGTAACTCAGCCTGGTTCTGATAATCAAATGGTGAAGCCAACGCTAAAAACTGAGTGCCAGACTCTGGTTTACCATCAATGCCAGCTTGATGACAAAAGTAATGGAACGAATTTAGTGCTCTAATCGTTGCCGATACTAATACCGCACCAATACAGCGACTCCAAATTTGTTGGTCAAGCTGCCAGCCGATTTCCAACGGGGAAACGCTGACGATGAAGTCTCCTTCACGATCTGGGTGTTTTTGTAACCATCGAGCCAGAGGCGCGCCTTTTTCACGTGTCGGTTCAGCCATCAGGTGCCAGACTTGGGCGAGGTTTTCTAAACGTTGGATATAGAACCCCAGCTCCGCAAGCGCAGGTTCGGCTAACCTGGTCGAAAGTTCCCCATCTTTTACACGCTCAGCGATAAGATCGGCGATTTTTGCGACACTTTGATTCGCTTTCTTACTCGCCTGCTTTAGATCTTTTGATTGATTTTCCAACCACGTCGGCAGCTCTCCGTGCTCAAAGCGATAAATGTCTTGGTCAAAGTGGGCAGGGTCAAACTGCTTTGCCAACTGGCTAAGCTCAGGTATCAAGGTTTGCACGGATTCCTGTAAATCATTTCGGAATCGAGATACGCGTTTTTCATCCGCTAGCGAGGAAAACTTGCTGATTGATTGATTGAGCTTTTCTAACCACGCGGCAGCACCCTTCAAACTCGCTGATGCAGACGCATGATCGCGCGCGACATGCGGTAAGTGATGCGCTTCGTCGAAGACATAAATGGTGTTTTCGGGCTCTGGTAAAATCACGCCACCCCCTAAGTCGGCATCAGCCATTACTAGAGAATGGTTTGCAATGATGACGTCGTTTTTATCTAACTCTGAGCGAGCCTTTTGAAAAGGACAACCACGATGTCCTGGCAAACTGTTATTGCAACTGTGCTTATCACTGACAATAAGCTGCCACAGCTGGTCATCAATAGGTTTTGGCCACGAGTCACGATCCCCGTCCCATTTGCCTTGAGCTAGAGAGCGATACATCGTCTCCAACAGCTCAATATCTTTTTTCTTAGGCTTGGTTTCGAACATTGCTAATTGGCCGCCATCGACCCCGCTCGCCGTAGCAAGTTTTTCTGCACAACAATAACGTTGCCTACCTTTTGCCAGAATAAAAGAAAACTCTTTATCCGTTAGTCGGCGGTATAAAGGTAAATCCTTGTTAATAAGCTGCTCTTGTAGCGCGACAGTGGCAGTAGATATCACCACTTTGCGATTGTTGTGAACGGCGACTGGAATGGCTGCCATCAGGTAGGAGAGAGACTTACCTATACCAGTCCCTGCTTCTGCGACCAGCATGCGGTTAGATTTATGATATTGGCCACAAAGTGTTTTTGCTATTTCAGCAACGAGATAGTTTTGCGCTCTTCTAGGAACAAAGTTATCAAGCTGAGCTTGTAAGTTCTGGTAGCTATGGCGAATCGATTTTTGAATGTTACTGGTCAGCATACGGGCCTCAAATGCGTTGGAGGCGAATAGTAGCACACATCACTAGCTGTAAAGTAGTTCACAAAATGGAATGCTTTTGTTCGGAATATGGATCTTCTTCACAAAAAAAGATTGAACCTAATCTAAATGAAATCGAGTTCATTAGTATTTATATATAAAATACTCTATTTTATAAAAATTAAAGAATAAAAATCTAATTTAGTGGTTATTTTTTAATCCGAACGTGGTGTTTATATTTGTAATTAATGGTTGTGTAATTGTGAAAAAATCAAGTTTATTGTTTAGATGTTAATCTAAAAAATGATATGTAAAATATCAACTTGTTGTTAAATAAGATCTTTTTTGTTTTTTTACATTCGAGTTTAGAAAATTTGACAGGCAGAACAATCTTTTGCACTCTAGGTTCAGATTTTGGGAAAGCATTGCGTAACAACCAGTTAACGCTAGCGCTCAAAAAAATAAAAAAAGGGAATTCGGAAAGGATATCCCAAACTAAGAAAAGGCAGTGGATTAATTATGAAAAAGACTCTTTTAGCATTAGCAGTTGCAACTGTATCTACTTCTGCACTTGCTGCAGGCAACATCTACGACGACGGTACTACAGCGTTCAACGTAAAAGGTGAAATCGATACTTACCTAAGTGCTGCTGAAACAACAGTAACTAGCGCTGGTGTAGCTACTGAATCTGACTCTGATCTTGACGTAGACCTATGGGCTAAAATCCAGATCGATGCAACACACAAGCTAAACGACAGCGTAACTGCATTCGGTTCTTTCGAAATCGAAAACGGCAACGGTTTCAACGGTTGGGAAGGCAAGTTGGATGATGATCATTCAATGAAAACTGACGACCTTTACTTCGGCTTCAGCGTTGGTGAAAACTTCGGTATCGCTGCTGGTGAAGTTGGTGACTTCGGTGATTCTCTAGACGCAATCACAATCGATAACACTAACGAAGGTTTCGGTTACATGGATGACTTCGTTAGCTCTCTAGAGTCTGCTGGCCATGCAGTTTCACTTAAGTACACAACTGGCGGTCTTAAGTTAATTGCTGACTCTTACCTATCTTCTAACGAAGATGAAGATGTAGCATACGGTGTATCTGCTCAGTACGCATTTAACGAAATGTTCACTGTAGGCGCTACTTACCAAGATCAAGGTAACCGTGGCCATGGTGATGATCACCAAATCATGGGTGTAGCAGCACGTATGAGCATCGCTAACTTCGGCGCGGCAGTGAACTACGTGTCTGAAGACATCGATGGCGCTACTGACCTAGAAACAATTTCTGCTGCTCTAGACTACCAAATCGAAAAAGCACGTCTTTACACTTCATTCGGTTTCACTGAAGGTGACAACGACGAAGAAATCAACTACTACACTGTTGGTGCAGACTACGCAGTTTCTAGCAACATCGCAGCATTCGTAGAATACTCTGATTACGAAAACAAAACAGACAGCAACAACAAAACAGAAGCTGATGGTGCTGTAGCTGGTATGTACTACACATTCTAATAACTTGATATCAAGTTGAATGTAATCCAAAGGTCGCATTTATGCGGCCTTTTTGGTTATATAGGGATTGATTATATAGGTAAGCGTTATACCCAACTGAGCTTATAGGCATGGTGATATCAGGCTTCGAGATTATTTGGGTATAAAACTTAATGATAAAAAAGGGTTAAATCATGAAACGTACAATTTGGACTTCGATTTTAATGGCGCTTTCAGCGCTGAGTGTCCCTAATGCGTATGCGAATACCAGTTCATTGACGGAACTAGATGCGGCTCAAGGAGTTGAAGTGCTATTTATCAATAGCCAAGATGCAAAACAGATGGATGAACCATTTATGCTTGCGACGGGGTCGAATCAAATCGTATTGCGTATGAATACGATGTTAGGTCGAGGTGAAAAGCGTGGTAACTTCACTTCAGCGCCTTATATTCTTACTCTGGATGTTAATGGTGGCGAATTGGAAATCGATGGTCCGCAACTGAACGAGCTAACTCAAGCCAAAAGAGTGTTTGAAGGCGATAAGATTGATTGGAATGTCAGCCTTAATGACAGCGATATAAACTACGACCAAGTCAAAATGGTGGGAAAAAAGGGCACGTTCCCTTATTCAAACCTTGATGAGCAACTTGCTATTTATAACGCAGCCAACGGCATTAGTTTTGCGGGCAGTGCAATCGCACCCGCTGCCAGCGCGAGTATAGTAAACGGTACGCAGCAGGCAGCGACGTCTGCTGGCCCAGATAGCCTGGAAATGCAAAAAGCGAAAATGACGTATTTGAAATTGTCTCCAAACGAGCGTAAAGCCTTCCGCAAGTGGTTGGTTGACCAACAGTAATCGCAATCGCTCAACATAGATGACTGCTTTCAGGAAGCCAGTAGCTGATGCTACTGGCTTTTTTCTTTAAAATCTTTAGAGCTCTATTTCTTTCCACTCTCCTGGCTGTAGATCGCCTAACTCGATATTCCCCATTGAAAAACGTACTAAACGTAGAGTTGGGAAGCCGATATGAGCGGTCATGCGTCGCACTTGGCGATTCCTTCCCTCGATGATGGTTATCGCTAACCAGGTAGTAGGAATATTGGCACGGAAGCGCACGGCTGGCGTTCTTTCCCAGATCTCGGGCGCATCCATCACTTCAACTTTCGCTGGTAGCGTCATCCCGTCCTTAAGTTCTACCCCTTTACGCAGTTTATCAAGATCGGCTTCTTCTGGCGCGCCATCGACTTGTACCCAATACGTTTTAGGGGATTTAGATTTAGGCTGTGTTAGTTTTGCCTGCAAAATACCGTCGTTTGTGAGCACCATCAGGCCTTCACTGTCACGATCTAATCGTCCTGCGGCGTAGACATCTTTTACCGGAATGTAGTCAGCGAGTGTTTTACGTCCATCACCATCAGTAAATTGGCTAAGCGTGTCATAAGGTTTATTAAACACAACCACTTTGCGGTCCTGTGGGTTGATGCGGGGCTTTTGACTTTGTGCTGCTCGGGTAGAGCGGCGCTTATTACTCGTTGTGGTACGGGGACGGTCAGACTTTTCAGAACGTTTAAAATGCCCCTCTTTAGATTGATGACTACGACGACCTTTTTCATAACCTGTACGAGATGACATGTTAACTACCCTACAAAAATGTAAATGAACTGTGTTTGAAAGTTTCAACTTTTCTTATGATCGGATATCATTTGCGCGCCTAAATTTAATAAACGCGCACAGAATGATAGACTATTTCGTGTTAATTGTTTAATTATATCAGTGCACTCATGGATTCAGAGCCCAGCGCTTCAAACTATAACAAAGGGTGCACACCGCATGTTGCGTTATCGAGTTGAATCGTACTTCTCATAAGCGCAGTGCGTCAAAGAAACCAACTCAGAAATTGAGTTGATCAACCAACAAGTTGATTAAAATATAGGGAAATTTCATGCCTACAGAAAAGCCTACAATTATCTACACCATCACTGATGAAGCACCGGCGCTAGCAACTTATTCACTACTACCAATTATCCAATCGTTTACTGCATCGTCTGGCATCAATGTAGATACTCGTGATATTTCACTAGCAGGTCGAATTATCGCTAACTTCCCAGAGCATTTGAAAGAAGAACAACGTATTGGCGATGCGTTGACAGAGCTTGGTAATCTAGCTCAAACTCCAGAAGCGAACATCATTAAGCTGCCAAACATTTCTGCATCTATCCCACAGCTACGAGCGGCGATTAAAGAGCTTCAAAGCAAAGGATACGATCTACCAAATTACCCAGATGAGCCAGCGACTTACGAAGAAGAAGCGATTAAAGCGGCTTACGACAAAATTAAGGGTAGTGCAGTAAACCCAGTTCTACGTGAAGGTAACTCAGACCGTCGTGCTCCGCTTTCTGTTAAGAACTATGCGAAGAAAAATCCTCATTCAATGGGTGCATGGTCTGCGGATTCAAAATCACATGTCGCTAGCATGTCTGGCAATGACTTCTTTGGCAGTGAAAAATCTACCACCGTTTCAGGTGCGACAGACGTAAAAATCGAGTTTGTTGGTGCTGACGGTTCGGTTAAAGAACTTAAAGCAGCATTTCCGCTGTTAGACAAAGAAGTAATCGATTCTTCAGTAATGAAGAAGAAAGCACTGGTTGAGTTCTTCGAAAAAGAAATTGCTGAAGCAAAAGCACAAGACGTATTGCTATCTCTACACATGAAAGCGACCATGATGAAGGTTTCTGACCCTGTCATCTTCGGTCACGCTGTAAAAGTGTACTACAAAGACGTATTCGCTAAATACGGAAAGCTATTCGAAGAGCTTGGCGTTGATGTAAATAATGGTCTTGGTGACGTTTACGCAAAAATCGAATCACTACCAGCAGCACAAAAAGAAGAGATTGAAGCGGCAATTCAAGCGGTTTACCAAACTCAGCCTGAGCTAGCGATGGTTGATTCTGATCGTGGTATCACCAACCTTCACGTACCAAGCGACATCATCGTTGACGCGTCTATGCCAGCAATGCTTCGCTCTTCTGGTCAAATGTGGGGCCCTGACGGCAAGCAAAAAGATACGAAAGCATTGATTCCTGATCGTTGCTACGCAGGTATTTACCAAGCAGTAATTGATTTCTGTAAAGAGCATGGTGCATTTGATCCAACAACAATGGGCAGCGTTCCAAACGTTGGTCTAATGGCTCAAAAAGCAGAAGAGTACGGTTCTCACGATAAGACGTTTATCCTAGATGCAGCAGGTACAGTGCGTGTTGTTGATACAGCGGGTCAGGTTCTACTTGAGCAAGCTGTAGAAGAAGGCGACATCTTCCGTATGTGTCAGGTGAAAGATGCTCCAATCCAAGACTGGGTTAAGCTAGCGGTGACTCGTGCTCGCGCAACAGGCGTTCCTGCAGTGTTCTGGCTAGATGAAAACCGTGCACACGATGCAGAGCTTATCAAGAAGGTTAACGCATACCTACCTGATCACGATACTGACGGTTTAGAAATTAAGATTCTGTCACCAGTAGACGCATGTCTGTACTCACTAGAGCGTATCAAAGCAGGTCTGGACACAATTTCTGTTACAGGTAACGTACTACGCGACTACCTAACTGACTTGTTCCCAATTCTTGAGCTTGGTACGTCAGCTAAGATGCTATCAATCGTTCCACTGATGAATGGTGGTGGTCTGTTTGAAACTGGTGCTGGTGGTTCTGCTCCAAAGCACGTTCAGCAAGTTGAAAAAGAAAACCACCTTCGTTGGGACTCTCTTGGTGAATTCCTAGCGCTAGCTGCATCTTTAGAGCACCTAAGCGTAGCTACAGGCAATGCGAAAGCACAAGTTCTGGCAGATACACTGGATAAAGCGACAGGTGAGTTCCTGGATAACAACAAGTCACCATCACGTAAAGTGGGTGAGCTGGATAACCGCGGTAGTCACTACTACCTAGCATCATACTGGGCAAAAGCGTTGGCTGAGCAAACAGCGGATGCTGATCTGGCCGCTGAATTTGCACCGATTGCAAAAGCACTATCAGAGCAAGAAGAAGCGATTGTTGCCGAGTTGAACAACGCACAAGGCGTGAAAGGCGAGCTAGGTGGTTACTACCTACTTGATGACTCGTTAACGTCTAAACTAATGCGTCCAAGTGCAATCCTGAACTCAATTATCGATAAGTAATGTGAATCTGACACACCGTGCGCGGTGTGTCGTTCAGATAATAATAAACCCGCTGACTTGGCGGGTTTATTTTTCTCTGCGTAACGATAAACAGTGTTTTAATCTATGTTACGAGAGCAATGGTTTGTTTCTACAGCGCTCTAATTATTTCGCTTGGTCTTCAATCGGTACTACGCTGCTTGCGTGACAACCTTTTGGACCTTTTTCTATCTCGTATGAGACTTGTTGGCCTGCTTTCAGTGTACGATAACCGTCCATCTGGATAGTTGAGTAGTGGGCAAAGATATCTCCTTCTTCTTCGTCAGAACAGATAAACCCAAATCCTTTGGCATTGTTAAACCACTTTACTGTACCTGTAGCCATGCTTTTACATCCCTCATGCATTTTTTACTGATGTTGTTACTTTAATCAAGTTATACCTTTAACTTGAAACTACTATTAACTTTTAACGACTGCTAACAGAAGAATTTCTGTTCGTCCATCGCGTCAATGTGAATCCTCGACTCTGCGAGCCTTCGAAATAAAAAAGCTCCGCTCAGATGATGATTTATGCATCAACACTTTCCACTGTAGTCAATCAGTCCACACAGTCAATAGCGTTTCGCAACAAACAGAAACATTATTGAAAACAAATCACTTTTGAGATTAACAATTTTGCAAACACTTTCCTGGCTGTACGTTGATGTTCAGATGTTTTAGCTACTAAATGACAAGTTGAAAAATAGCCATACTATTTGTGTTTGTTATGTTAGTGAAATCCTCTGATTGAATAAAAAATGAAGATTTCGTGATAAATATCGCCTCAAAAATCGGGAAATGTGATCTAATACGGACTGTGCATTGGTATCGCAATCGCAACGTATAAGTAAGAAATCTTAGGGTTGATAGCGGCAATATTTTAAGTAAAAGATCACAGCGTATCGATAAGCATCTTTTATTTGCACCCCCGCAAGAGGTGCATTAGTCTCTATATAGGTAGTAACTTTTATCTATCAAAGTTCTATTTCGGTGTCACTTCTCACTACACCGCGCAGCATGCTTGTGGTAGATTGTTTTTATAGGTCGAAAACATCAACCCTTTGATACGATATCTTTAATTGCCATGAGTAAAAATTTTGAGTGGGTCACTCCAGACTCTGATCTTCTGGAGCGAGAAAGTACAAAAATTCAGCCACCTAAGCTGTATAACGTTGTACTCAACAATGATGACTATACACCTATGGATTTCGTCATAGAGGTACTTGAGCGATTCTTTTCTCATGATATAGATAGAGCGACTCAAATAATGCTCAAGGTACACTATGAAGGAAAGGCAGTTTGTGGGACGTACAGCGCAGAAATTGCCGAGACAAAAGTAGCGCAAGTTACGATGTACGCAAGGGAAAATGAACATCCGTTGCTTTGCACTATGGAGCAAGCGTAAAAAGAAGACTTGCTCGAACAACCCCAGTTGTTTTTTCGGGAGGTACTTATGCTAAACAAAGAACTAGAGTCAAGCCTTAACAGTGCATTTGCTCGTGCGCGCGACAAACGTCACGAGTTTATGACTGTCGAACACCTCCTACTTGCATTGTTGGAAAATGATGCAGCTAAGGAAGCCCTTCTAGCCTGCAAAGCGGATTTAGATGCTTTGCGTAACGAACTCGATATATTCATCGATCAAACTACGCCTCTCATCCCAGAAAGCGATGAGACGCGTGAAACTCAGCCGACTTTGAGCTTCCAACGCGTCCTACAACGTGCAGTTTTTCATGTTCAGTCGTCGGGTCGAAATGAAGTGACAGGGGCGAACGTACTTGTTGCTATTTTTAGCGAGCAAGAATCTCATGCTGCTTACCTTCTTAAGAAAAATGATATCTCTCGCCTAGACATCGTCAATTTTATCTCCCACGGCATTACCAAAGCGTCTGGCGCGAGTGAAGATCCATCATCACCAGATTCCTTCAGTTCAGAAAGTACGGATGATTCGAACTCGGAAGAGCGTCTGGAGAGCTTTGCTACCAACTTAAACCAGGTAGCTAAAGCGGGGAATATTGATCCGCTAATCGGTCGAGACAAAGAGCTCGAACGCACTATTCAAGTGCTTTGTCGCCGCCGTAAAAACAACCCGTTGCTTGTCGGAGAAGCTGGCGTGGGTAAAACTGCGATTGCAGAAGGCCTGGCGTGGAGAATTGTTGAAGGGCAGGTTCCTGAAGTTATTGAAAACAGCGTAATCTACTCTTTGGACATTGGTTCTTTGCTTGCGGGTACTAAGTATCGCGGTGATTTTGAGAAACGTTTCAAAACCATTTTGAAACAGCTTGAGAAAGAAGAAGACGCTATTCTGTTTATCGATGAAATTCATACAATCATCGGTGCGGGCGCTGCGTCTGGCGGTCAAGTTGATGCGGCAAACTTAATTAAACCTCTGCTTAGCAGCGGCAAGCTTCGTTGTATCGGCTCAACAACGTACCAAGAGTACAGCAACATATTTGAGAAAGAGCGCGCACTCTCTCGTCGCTTCCAAAAAATCGATATTGTTGAGCCATCACTTGATGACACAACTAAGATTTTGATGGGTCTTAAGCCGAAGTACGAAGCGCACCACGAAGTTCGCT
This window contains:
- a CDS encoding sulfite exporter TauE/SafE family protein; translation: MEMIEPGMLLVLALVAFVAGFIDAVAGGGGMLTVPTLLSLGLPPHIALGTNKLAATFASSTAAFTYYKKRLFRPRCWGRAFVATLIGATVGTLFVDAISTEWLEKVLPLIILAAALYTVFHKTPKTTHQSPIPEPCPRLHKKQYAQGFSLGFYDGLAGPGTGAFWTVSSMALYRLNILLASGLAKAMNFTSNFTSLITFAVLGHINWVLGLTMGLCLMAGAFVGAHSAIHFGAKFIRPVFVTVVSILAIKLAYDAWFVGLT
- the dinG gene encoding ATP-dependent DNA helicase DinG, giving the protein MLTSNIQKSIRHSYQNLQAQLDNFVPRRAQNYLVAEIAKTLCGQYHKSNRMLVAEAGTGIGKSLSYLMAAIPVAVHNNRKVVISTATVALQEQLINKDLPLYRRLTDKEFSFILAKGRQRYCCAEKLATASGVDGGQLAMFETKPKKKDIELLETMYRSLAQGKWDGDRDSWPKPIDDQLWQLIVSDKHSCNNSLPGHRGCPFQKARSELDKNDVIIANHSLVMADADLGGGVILPEPENTIYVFDEAHHLPHVARDHASASASLKGAAAWLEKLNQSISKFSSLADEKRVSRFRNDLQESVQTLIPELSQLAKQFDPAHFDQDIYRFEHGELPTWLENQSKDLKQASKKANQSVAKIADLIAERVKDGELSTRLAEPALAELGFYIQRLENLAQVWHLMAEPTREKGAPLARWLQKHPDREGDFIVSVSPLEIGWQLDQQIWSRCIGAVLVSATIRALNSFHYFCHQAGIDGKPESGTQFLALASPFDYQNQAELLIPAMKYEPPAPQFTEYLIEILPKYLEDNKANLVLFSSYWQMNQVAEALSTDFVKRGWALQVQGESSRQEILKKHKKLIETNKTSVLFGTGSFSEGLDLPGELLENLVITKIPFGVPTSPVEQAHSEYIEKKGGNPFMQITVPDASKKLIQGVGRLLRKERDSGRVTILDRRLVTKRYGQALIDSLPPFKRKIEY
- a CDS encoding LrgB family protein; translation: MFETDFGLGILCLLMTVVFYYLSKILYQRKKTIFLMPLLLAPLLLIVVVFAFHIPYQSYMSESHWLLWMLGPATVAFAIPVYDNRRLIQRHWLSMSIGVLTSIFVAIGSSVLLAKIFGLSAILQKSLAMRSITTPFAVEASKLIGGQEDLTALFVVMTGVIGMAVGEVILTVLSIRSRLGKGSSLGASAHGAGTAKAYQLGSSEGVISSVAMMLAGMITVLLAPVIGHLLW
- a CDS encoding DUF2057 family protein — encoded protein: MKRTIWTSILMALSALSVPNAYANTSSLTELDAAQGVEVLFINSQDAKQMDEPFMLATGSNQIVLRMNTMLGRGEKRGNFTSAPYILTLDVNGGELEIDGPQLNELTQAKRVFEGDKIDWNVSLNDSDINYDQVKMVGKKGTFPYSNLDEQLAIYNAANGISFAGSAIAPAASASIVNGTQQAATSAGPDSLEMQKAKMTYLKLSPNERKAFRKWLVDQQ
- the rsmS gene encoding pleiotropic regulatory protein RsmS codes for the protein MSDQPTSPLGDAPDDVKLAVDLIYLLESNEVDPEVALSALKIVQIDLENKLKSKQ
- a CDS encoding porin; translated protein: MKKTLLALAVATVSTSALAAGNIYDDGTTAFNVKGEIDTYLSAAETTVTSAGVATESDSDLDVDLWAKIQIDATHKLNDSVTAFGSFEIENGNGFNGWEGKLDDDHSMKTDDLYFGFSVGENFGIAAGEVGDFGDSLDAITIDNTNEGFGYMDDFVSSLESAGHAVSLKYTTGGLKLIADSYLSSNEDEDVAYGVSAQYAFNEMFTVGATYQDQGNRGHGDDHQIMGVAARMSIANFGAAVNYVSEDIDGATDLETISAALDYQIEKARLYTSFGFTEGDNDEEINYYTVGADYAVSSNIAAFVEYSDYENKTDSNNKTEADGAVAGMYYTF
- a CDS encoding primosomal replication protein produces the protein MNIDQLSAHLEQMAKQAAMLDRQRGEHHVPLFDERLFSCRSRLLTPCVKEAKSTLGAIVREQNEGKLTALRAEYLTERLVAQIAAIQREISTTKIRKNEIKHSSHFRKPINVLYQELAQHQEWARRLREMVLEKERAVATAPSFMRAEAQKVLLATEQRLERCEAALVKLENQITHREKHQ
- a CDS encoding CidA/LrgA family protein, with protein sequence MKVFTGGLLTLLQIGLLSAIWWIAEYLVKQFNFPVPANLAGMLILLLCLFLGVIKASWLRKGATWLLAEMLLFFVPAVVAVVKYQSLMETEGLRIFVVLLISTVLVLGITAAVVDRVYRFELQLSRRKSNRHYQKLTKHTEH